Proteins encoded within one genomic window of Humulus lupulus chromosome 1, drHumLupu1.1, whole genome shotgun sequence:
- the LOC133806402 gene encoding uncharacterized protein LOC133806402, with product MALLGDDGRGYELARKLETFGVWRSWLGDSCYTNFFQFLNSPSTWEAFMRVDDSKSRAQIQLQLRVRALLFDKASVSLFLRSNSSSTPSPSSLAISKLNPTYLQLHGDDVYFTLENSSSNGGAAVPPNGAATSKIQSKASFGVGSRYGESDIDNMHQRHRNEELPETWYNQFIESYRINRPYRLSLGDQESDKRTSDDMYTFIKFLEKHKKRRMAFKEDQHIGYGNLVGENSSYVRPNSVSDGSNSDDEELAFFPEIMCTFNSVPDSALPATGRIEEKHKIEFCGVLDTLPRAMTRSPVMIERFGMNPYVSVESGANSYHGNNGSGVNKKCLGQEQASQLSQQVVARMLINMGFEGSTEVSIEIFSQLMSCHMTKLGGILKVLADSYRKQCPAVELLKMFLQTVRCDFGSLAEHVKDGSRTSVQQSQQQVHGMQSQIMPQAQAALRLQQQISRQMNPQMQQLVHSQSLAYQQQQQQLQQQQQQLQLQQQQQQQLQQQLQLQQQQQLQQQQQQLQQQQLERMRRRQSSTPRPSMDIDKDRPMVQVKIEAASDLPVDSNSFNNRNPQMQFRQQQQMAGISSFAMSNVHGQSSTQFRQMSSMQIPQMQTQNMGMVRAPPVKVEGFQELMGGDATPKHDSEENRLTSPSSK from the exons ATGGCTCTCTTGGGGGACGACGGTCGTGGTTACGAGCTGGCTCGGAAGCTTGAGACTTTCGGGGTATGGCGGTCATGGCTCGGTGACTCTTGCTACACCAACTTCTTCCAGTTCCTCAATTCCCCATCCACATGGGAAGCCTTTATGAGAGTCGACGactccaaatctagggctcagATCCAACTCCAACTCAGGGTCCGTGCCCTTCTCTTCGACAAAGCCAGCGTCTCCCTCTTCCTCCGTTCCAATTCCTCTTCTACACCTTCTCCTTCGTCTCTCGCCATTTCCAAGCTGAATCCAACTT ATTTGCAGTTACATGGTGACGACGTGTACTTCACTCTGGAGAATTCTTCCTCAAATGGGGGGGCTGCTGTTCCTCCCAATGGGGCGGCGACATCTAAG ATACAATCAAAAGCGTCATTTGGTGTTGGATCAAGATATGGGGAATCTGATATTGATAATATGCATCAAAGACATAGAAATGAAGAACTTCCTGAAACATGGTATAATCAATTTATTGAGAGCTATAGAATTAACAGACCCTATAGGTTGTCACTGGGTGACCAAGAATCAGATAAACGGACATCTGACGATATgtatacttttattaaatttCTTGAGAAGCATAAGAAAAGACGTATGGCATTTAAGGAAGATCAGCATATAGGCTATGGAAATCTGGTAGGAGAAAATTCATCTTATGTGCGTCCAAATTCAGTTTCAGATGGAAGTAACTCAGATGATGAAGAATTGGCTTTTTTCCCTGAAATTATGTGTACATTCAACAGTGTTCCTGATAGTGCTCTCCCAGCAACAGGTAGAATAGAGGAGAAACATAAAATAGAGTTCTGTGGAGTTCTTGACACCTTGCCTCGGGCTATGACTAGGAGTCCTGTTATGATTGAGAGGTTTGGTATGAATCCTTATGTCAGTGTGGAATCTGGAGCAAATTCATATcatggaaataatgggtctggaGTAAACAAGAAATGTCTTGGCCAAGAGCAAGCATCACAGTTGTCTCAACAGGTAGTGGCCCGGATGTTGATAAATATGGGGTTTGAAGGTTCCACTGAAGTTTCTATTGAAATCTTCTCTCAGTTGATGAGCTGTCACATGACCAAGCTAGGTGGAATCTTGAAAGTTCTTGCTGATAGTTACAGAAAACAGTGCCCAGCTGTTGAGCTTCTCAAGATGTTCCTTCAAACTGTGAGATG TGATTTTGGATCTCTTGCCGAGCATGTCAAGGATGGTTCCAGGACTTCTGTTCAACAAAGCCAGCAGCAAGTTCATGGGATGCAGTCACAGATAATGCCACAAGCTCAGGCTGCACTTCGACTACAACAACAA ATTTCCAGACAAATGAATCCCCAGATGCAGCAGTTAGTCCAttcccaaagcttggcttatcaacagcaacaacagcagctgcagcagcagcaacaacagctGCAGCttcagcaacagcagcagcaacagcttCAGCAGCAGCTTCAGCTTCAGCAACAGCAACAGCttcagcagcagcaacaacagctGCAGCAGCAGCAGTTAGAGAGAATGCGAAGACGGCAATCATCTACTCCTCGCCCGAGTATGGATATAGATAAGGATAGACCCATGGTACAGGTCAAGATTGAAGCCGCATCAGACTTGCCAGTTGATAGTAATTCCTTCAACAATAGAAATCCACAGATGCAGTTCAGGCAGCAGCAACAAATGGCTGGAATCTCAAGTTTTGCAATGTCAAATGTCCATGGCCAATCCAGTACTCAATTTAGACAGATGAGTTCCATGCAGATTCCTCAAATGCAGACACA GAACATGGGCATGGTGAGGGCTCCACCGGTGAAGGTTGAAGGTTTTCAGGAATTGATGGGTGGAGATGCTACACCAAAGCATGATTCAGAAGAAAATAGGCTGACTTCTCCCTCAAGTAAATAG